The following is a genomic window from Oncorhynchus masou masou isolate Uvic2021 chromosome 6, UVic_Omas_1.1, whole genome shotgun sequence.
CATAAGCTAATAATTGAATAACTGGAAGGTGTTTCTATTGAGCAGTTATCATTacacctggtcctggagagctacatgATGTACAGGTTTATCATGGTCTGGATGAACAATACATTTGCTCAGTCAGGTGTGTTAATGCTGGGCTTGAACAAGAGGCTGTATACCTTGTAGCAAGTTAGGGTATTACTGATGTAACCAGCACTGTATACAGCTCAGCTCGATAGTGTTAAATGAATAGTAGAGTTTCAACCCAAAGCCTTGTGCTGTGTCATTTCAGATGCCCATGGGCCGCATGTGTGTGGACCACTACCGACAGCTGGACAGGTACTGTGTCTTCTCCCACGACGAGATGGTCTGCAAGATGGCGTCCAAGGCAGACACCATGGACGTGGCCCTGGCCTCGGCCGTGCAGAGGGACATGGCCGTCATGCTCCATGAGGAGGACAAGCTGAGGGACAAAGTCAGCAAGATGGTGAGAGGCCTCTCATGCTGGCACACATTCATTTGATTTTTGAATATCAATGTTTTTTTCCTTCTGGTTTCAAATTGACCAATACTGTGCCCCTGTTCAAAGACATGCCATTCAAAGCATCTTAGTTGTAATTGGACAACATCATTAGACAAGCAAATGGCCACAGTTAACTTTGCTCCAATAGTGTCTTTCCCTGTGTTATCCATGTTTCTCCTAGTATGACACTActggtgtgggtgtctgtgtgatCTCTGACACTACTAATCTGTGGGTGTGTTTTATGACACTactcctctgtctgtgtccccAGGGCGTGCAGCAGTCCCAGCAGGTGGAGTACGACCTGCTGCCAGACGAGGAGCGCCAGTGTTCCAGGTGCAGGACCACCTGCTACCTGTCTGCCCTCACCTGCCCCTGTAATCCTGGCCAGCTGGTGTGTCTGCACCACGCCCAAGACCTCTGCTCCTGCTCCCCCAACAACCTCACACTCAAGTAGGTCTATCAACAGCTAAGTTCGTGCAAAATGCCCACATTAAAATGTTTACTTTCATCCCTCATTACGTACATCCCACATTGTACAGAAACGGGCAATCAACAGAAGCTCATGTTAATATTGCCATTAGTTTTACAGATCCAATGCACAAATTATAACACTTGTTTTGCAGTTTCATTGAAATGCCCCTTTAAGAACATCTATCAACTTAAATTAAGGGTCAAATTCAGAGTGCGCAGCATTGAAATGTCTAAAGGCCTTCTAGAACCTTCTGATGAAAAACAAACGTGTGTCACCTAACCAGAAAATAAACAGTTGTGACAGCTGTTACTCAGCCAAGATTCCAGTCTTCAGAAACATTATAGACCTGTGTTTACCTGGTTGTGTGTCTACAGCTTCAGGTTTACCATGGCTGAGCTCTACCCCATGATGGAAGCAGTCACGCTGCGTGCCGAGTCCTACACAGGCTGGGTCTCGCATGTCACTAACATACTGGAGGCGAAACAAGACAAGAAAAGCAGTAAGTACTAATCCTAAGTAGGATACATCTTTGGGTTCAGGCGTCAATGGAATTGAAATTGGTCATAGCATAACACAAACGTATTGTTGCTTATTTGCATAACCCCAAGTGGACAGGATGTTCTCAAATGTGTTATGGAATGTTTTTTACTTCTCTTCACCCAGATATGTTGCCTTTGTCTAATTTAAACACATAATACCAGAATAGACTAGAGTATTTTCTACCCTTTGCTAATAGTACAGTTCACTTGATCATTGGATCATGATTCTTTGAATGCATTGATGACTGTGTCTAAAGCAGTGTTCTGaagcactgtttgtttgtgttcaGGCTTGGAGGTGCTGAGGTCACTGGTGGAGGATGCGGAGGTGAAGCAGTTCCCTCAAAGTGACCTCCTACGGCAGCTCTGCACTGTTACCCTGGATGCTGAGAAGTGTGCCGTGGTGGCCCAGCAACTGCTCAATGGGAAAAGGCAGACCAGGtgtgctacacacacacaatttctattattgtattattattattatttatgtttttattcacctttatttaaacaggcaggcaagttgagaacaagttttcatttacaactgcgacctggccaagataaagcaaagcagtgcgacacaaacagttacacatggaataaacaaaagtacagtcaataacacaatagaacaatctatatacagtgtgtgcaaatggagtaaggaggtaaggaaataaataggccatagtagcgaagtaattacaagttgtgcagatgatgatgtgcaagtaggaatactggtgtgtaaaagagcaaaaacaaagtaaataaaaacaatatggggatgacgTAGGTAGTTgtatgggctatttatagatgggctgtgtacagctgcagtgatcggtaagctgtcctgacagctgatgcttaaagtcagTGAGGGAGATCGAAGTCTCCCAACATCAGTGATTTTTTTtccaattcgttccagtcattagcaggagagaactggaaggaaaggcggccaaaggaggtgttggctttggggatgaccagtgagatataatTGCTGGATACTTTCTAAAGTTGAAATCCTTTACCAATTCTAATTTTTGTATTGCTAGCGACATGGTTAGCCAAATAGTCCTAACTAATGCGCAAAGCAATAATGTGCCCTAGTGAAAATAATTTCAGCTTTTGTGCTCTGTAGGTTAGCTGTGTCTCTGATCTTTAGTGTGTTGCTGTCAGGTATCGTTCAGGTGGAGGGAAGTCCCAGAGCCAGAAGCTGTTGACGGTGGAGGAGCTCAGGTCGTTTGTCAGGCAGCTGCACAAGCTGCCCTGCAGCATCCGCCAGGCCCCCTTACTCAAGGTACAACTATAGGGCCAGGATATATCCACTACCATCAGTGACAATTCCTGTGTTCCTCTCTTCACTATCACACCTTACTCCGCTCAGCACATTCTTGATTAGTTGATGATGCACTAGGCTGGGAGTCTGTGGCAGAAGCCTACGTCCAGCTCAGTGATCTTTCAGGACCAGgataacactgaacaaaacaacagcGTTCATTGATTGACCCTTTTACTTGTTTGTATTTCCCCCAGGACCTGCTTACCCGCGTGGATGACTTCCAGCAGCGCAGCGAGCGGCTCCTCTGTGACGAGGCCCCCAGCCCAGCGGAGCTGCAGAGCCTGCTGGACGTGAGCCTGAGCCTGGATGTGGAGCTGCCCCAGCTAagcctgctcagggagaggctgGAGCAGGCGCGCTGGCTGGAGGTGGTTCAGGGGGCCAGCAGCCAGCCccacagcctctgtctggacaccaTGCGGAGGCTGATAGACCAGGGGGTGGGTCTGGCCTCGCATGCCTTGGTGGAGAGAGCCATGGCGCGCCTGCAGGAGCTGCTTACAATGTCTGAGCACTGGGAGGAGCGGGCTCTCAGCCTGATGGAGACCAggtgagagaagggaggaggagagcgcCTTAGACAGTACTGTAGTTGAATATGCAAGTTGACCGGTTCTATCCTACATGAAACGATGTACAGGAAAAACTCTTGGTTCAGTAGTTGTCATCTTTCATCCTAGCTGTAGTAATGGTCTACAGCCATGTCTCAGGTCAACTCCTTTCCTAACTTGAGTAATACAAAAACTTTAATAGTAAAGCCATAGACATAATATTTTCATTAGGAAATGGTTACGAGATCTACAAAACAAGATGTTTAAAATAGAATGAGATGTAAAACAAAATAAAGCACACTGACATAGTTCATAGTAAATATGTAGCACTGACACCTACCTTGCGAAAAGCTGCTTAGAAGTTCAGCCAGCAGAGAGTGAAAAGTGCAAGGTTTGCATTTGGAGTTGAAAGCTGCTCACTGATGGATTAACTATATCAGTGGGTTGGGACAATGCTCTGCTCAGCTGGCTCACACAACAGTTTATACACAGGCTCTAGTTGCAGAGCTGGCTCCGATTGCTATTAGGGTAAACTGTGGCGGTCGCCTGTATTGAGACATCTTAGACTATAAGGTCTTATTTGAGAACTTTTTGAAATAGAAGTTATGTACAGAACACTAATTCCACTGTCCATAAGCAACATTGCGTCAGAGGTGGTTTATTCTAGTGGTTTTTTCTCTTCAGACAGGCTGAAATGTAACTCCTCATAGTGCTGAAGTGAGATTGAAAAACGTCTTCTCGCTCAAGGCattcagattgttaaacagccaccactagcacagaggcggcctacctacagacttgatatcataggacactttaataaatgcaAGTGcaagttggggcggcagggtagcctattggttagcgcgttagactagtaaccgaaaggttgcaagttcaaatccccaagctgacgaggtacaaatctgtcgttctgcccctgaacaggcagttaacccactgttcctatgccgtcattgaaaataagaatttgtttttaactgacttgcctagttaaataaaggtaaaatatatatatatttttgaaatggaacactcgtcactttaataagaatgtttacatatctctcATTATggatttcatatgtatatactgtatccttcactatctattcttacTATATATTGGATCTTAGCTGCTCTGTCACTGtgcatccatatattttatatttatattttctcattcctttactagattgtgtgttaggttttgttgtggaattgttaatgttacctgttagatactgctgcactgtcagacctagaagcacaagcacttcactacactcgcaataacatctgctaaccatgtgtatgtgaccaataacatttgatttgaagtaacAAGTGATCACTAGAGCCATATGAACTGTGGGGTGTTGTGAAAGGTGTTGACAGAACTTGACACTAAAGATAAAATTAGTACTGAGTCCACTTGTGTTTTTAAGCCTAACTTGTATTTTGTCCAGGCCCTGTCACTGTGTGGAAACTCTTGAGGCAGCTCTGCAGGAGGTGGCTAGTATCCCTGCTTATCTGCCCAACTGTCTGCTGCTGAAGGACACGGTGGACCAGGCTAAAGACTGGCTTCAGGAAACAGACACCTTGCAGGTAGGAGGCTCTTAGGGtgtgtcccaagtggcaccctactccctatgtagtgcactacttttgaacagagccctggtcaaatgtagtgcaccagGAAGGGAATATAGCCTAATATTCTAATTTATTAACCCAAGTAATTGGGACATGTCTGAATATAGACCTGTCCTATATTGGTATCTTTTTAAACAACTGCTTCTGGTATGGCAGACTGAAAATACAAGTTGGGAAAGGGGAAAAAGCCAGACTGCTtataagtgtgtgtttgtgtgtagctgGGAGGCCGTATCCCTGTGCTGGAtaccctgactgacctggtgtccCGGGCCAAGACCATCCCTGTCTGGCTGGACCCTCTGGCTCGACTGGAGGCCCTGGTCTCTGACGTGCAGGCCTGGAAGGAGAGCGCCGCCAAAACCTTTCTAATGAAGAATTCCCCTTACTCCCTGCTGGAGGTAAACTACCTACAACAATCTAATGCCGAAACGCATAATCAGACGCCATAGGGGTTGTTTCACTAAATAGTCAGTCTgtaccccaaatggcaccctattccctttatagtgcaccacttttgaccagactCCGATGGGTGCTGTGATGATACTGTAATCTGTGCAGGATTCAATTCAAATCTCCTGACTGAATCTTTGGTTAAAATGTCGCTACGGGTGAGATGTTTTGCACTAAGTTGCCAAATAGTTGTTTGAGAGGCAAGCCTAGTATTGGGTAGATTAGTTTAAAATTAAACCTGCCATACCTCTTGCTGAATGTATTATTTAATGGATTTGTTTTATTTCAGTGCCGATAATGTTGTTCATTTGTGGGGGGATTTGGCtcattgtctctgtctgtttagGTGCTGTGCCCCCGGTGTGAGGCTGGGACGGGGTCTCAGAAGTCAAAGTCTAAAAGGGCGAAGGATGTGGCCCAGTGCAACAAGAGAAATGGAACTTGGCTGGACTGCCTGAGTGACGTGGAGAAGGCCCTCTCAGAGAGCAAGGACTCCGCCTCTGCTGTACGTGCTGCTCTTACTCAGTCTGTCTAGGGACATGTTTTTATTTACCAAAAGCAGACCATTGAACTTATTTAACTTCCAACATATTCTAAAGACACCCAACTATTGCAATCAGTGAAGCCTTCACATTGATATGAGCACCCATGATATGAAGGTGCATATCATTAAATGTATGGTTTGATACAGTATTGTAATTCCATATACTATGACTGTGTAGGTTACTGTTTGGTTAGATGTATGTTGCGGTAGTAAGTATTGTGTTTTGTCATGCCAACCTGTGCTGGTTCCCCTTTCTGTAGATGGCCACTCTAGCCGAGGTACGTCAGAAGGAGATGGAGAATCTGCTGGCTCTCAGGGCCTCCAATGAGTCCAAGCTCCTCCAAGCGGGCGACTGCGGGGCGTTGAGGGTGTGCGTGTGCCACAATGCCCCGTTGGGCGCCATGCTGCAGTGCGAGCTCTGCAGTGACACCTTTCACCGCAGCTGTGTCTCAGGCTCCAACCAGGACCCCCGACCCAACCAGGCCTGGCTGTGTCCCCATTGCCGGCGCTCTGAAAAGCCACCTCTGGACCGGGTGCTTCCCCTGCTCGCCTCCCTGCAGCGCATCAGGGTGCGGCTGCCTGAGGGAGATGCCCTACGCTTCCTCATCGAGAGGACAGTCCGCTGGCAGCACCGCATGCAGCAGGCCTCCGCAGAGGGGGTGCTGGGGGTGGCTCTGATGACATCACATCAGCGCTGGGGCTCATCCAGTCCCACCTCGGCTCCATCTCAGGAACCATACAGCGCATCATTTTACACGGATCACCAGTGCATTCCTCTGCAGGGTCCGTGTCAGGCTAGCAACATCAAATATCTCAACCTCTCATAACAATTCACATTTTTATCAATGTCTAACACATAAAATGTATGTTCACAGAATACAAAAAATGAACAATTCCTTTTTAAGGGCTGTGTTGAACTGTGTTATTGGTGTGTGTTTCAGGACTGAGCCCTGAGCTGGAGGAGCTGATGGTGGAGGGCTTCCTGCTGCAGGTGACTCTGCCTGAGACCCAGCAGTTGTACATGTCCCTCAGCAGACTGGACTCCCACAACCTCACAGACAGCCCCTCTCCCAAGCACAGCACAGAGCAGGACCAACACCAGTACAACTCTCAGGGAGGGAGCCCCCCTCACAACCAGGTAACatactagtctactactgtgaGGCTCAGATAGCAGGTCAACCACTTGATTAAAGGGTTGTTTTGATGTATTTGAGATGTTTCTGAACATTTGTTCATGTTGgacttttttaaaattattttgaaAGAATTTATTTGGGTGAAAAATAATATAAGATCTGTGCTGGATCCCAGAAGATGCCA
Proteins encoded in this region:
- the LOC135541816 gene encoding lysine-specific demethylase 5B-B-like; amino-acid sequence: MTHSRPNEFIAPPECPVFEPTWEEFADPFAYINKIRPIAEKTGICKVRPPKEWQPPFACDVDRLHFTPRIQRLNELEAQTRVKLNFLDQIAKFWELQGCTLKIPHVERKNLDLYQLNKLVNDDGGFDAVCRERRWSKIALKMGFAPGKAIGSHLRSHYERILYPYNLFQTGANLLKPTLTNDTKDTDYIPHDLPQRQSVQPLETCSIARRAKRMRAEGGCMKTETAEDCENRPNLRRRMGSYVAKPEPQLVLVKPVEVKLELTEHEDPITSDKESMFSKKNDPAVDQYMCLVCGSGSEEDRLLLCDGCDDSYHTFCLIPPLHDVPKGDWRCPKCLAQECGKPQVAFGFEQAGRDYSLRTFGDMADSFKSDYFNMPVHMVPTELVEKEFWRLVSTIEEDVTVEYGADIASKEFGSGFPIRGGRFHVSPEDEDYLSSGWNLNNMPVIDSSVLTHVTADICGMKLPWLYVGMCFSSFCWHIEDHWSYSINYLHWGEPKTWYGAPGYAAEKLEGVMKKLAPELFESQPDLLHQLVTIMNPNTLMNHGVPIYRTNQCAGEFVITFPRAYHSGFNQGFNFAEAVNFCTMDWMPMGRMCVDHYRQLDRYCVFSHDEMVCKMASKADTMDVALASAVQRDMAVMLHEEDKLRDKVSKMGVQQSQQVEYDLLPDEERQCSRCRTTCYLSALTCPCNPGQLVCLHHAQDLCSCSPNNLTLNFRFTMAELYPMMEAVTLRAESYTGWVSHVTNILEAKQDKKSSLEVLRSLVEDAEVKQFPQSDLLRQLCTVTLDAEKCAVVAQQLLNGKRQTRYRSGGGKSQSQKLLTVEELRSFVRQLHKLPCSIRQAPLLKDLLTRVDDFQQRSERLLCDEAPSPAELQSLLDVSLSLDVELPQLSLLRERLEQARWLEVVQGASSQPHSLCLDTMRRLIDQGVGLASHALVERAMARLQELLTMSEHWEERALSLMETRPCHCVETLEAALQEVASIPAYLPNCLLLKDTVDQAKDWLQETDTLQLGGRIPVLDTLTDLVSRAKTIPVWLDPLARLEALVSDVQAWKESAAKTFLMKNSPYSLLEVLCPRCEAGTGSQKSKSKRAKDVAQCNKRNGTWLDCLSDVEKALSESKDSASAMATLAEVRQKEMENLLALRASNESKLLQAGDCGALRVCVCHNAPLGAMLQCELCSDTFHRSCVSGSNQDPRPNQAWLCPHCRRSEKPPLDRVLPLLASLQRIRVRLPEGDALRFLIERTVRWQHRMQQASAEGVLGVALMTSHQRWGSSSPTSAPSQEPYSASFYTDHQCIPLQGLSPELEELMVEGFLLQVTLPETQQLYMSLSRLDSHNLTDSPSPKHSTEQDQHQYNSQGGSPPHNQNGVDCLKEAVNGKRTKRCMEKEGSERKDKAKKPRKKKPKMNKEKSQEAKETCSPTATHSDLSLSDSDEDFTLCAAPWCREPEGKQVNWVQCDGSCQQWFHQICVGVSAEQAEKEDYICISCTQPDHTRE